Proteins encoded within one genomic window of Flavobacterium gilvum:
- a CDS encoding plasmid mobilization protein: MEEQNNNRIKWLHLRLKPDEYQKIHRRFSKSTCRKLSEYARKNILNEPLTMNYRNQSVDEFMYEMIRLRSELNALGNNFNQAVKKLHTLQQIPEFKAWIIRHELEKKILFNKVEEIKNHIEKISEKWLKS, encoded by the coding sequence ATGGAAGAGCAAAACAATAATAGAATCAAGTGGCTTCACTTACGTCTAAAGCCCGATGAATATCAAAAAATACACAGGAGATTCAGTAAATCCACCTGTCGGAAATTAAGTGAATATGCCCGTAAAAATATTTTAAATGAGCCTCTAACTATGAATTACCGCAACCAATCCGTTGATGAATTTATGTATGAAATGATTCGCTTGCGAAGCGAACTCAATGCCTTGGGAAACAACTTCAACCAAGCAGTCAAAAAGCTGCATACGCTCCAACAAATTCCTGAATTCAAAGCTTGGATTATACGCCACGAACTGGAGAAAAAAATCCTTTTCAACAAGGTGGAAGAAATCAAAAATCACATTGAAAAAATCTCCGAAAAATGGTTGAAATCGTAA
- a CDS encoding nucleotidyl transferase AbiEii/AbiGii toxin family protein yields MAAHAVEKDWWVVQVLAAIFEMQSRQHLVFKGGTSLSKAWALINRFSYTK; encoded by the coding sequence ATGGCTGCACACGCGGTCGAAAAAGATTGGTGGGTGGTTCAAGTATTGGCTGCAATTTTCGAAATGCAGTCAAGACAGCATTTGGTTTTCAAAGGCGGTACATCCCTCAGTAAAGCTTGGGCATTGATTAACCGCTTTTCTTATACAAAGTAA
- a CDS encoding DUF6088 family protein yields MKSIDNKVIFKIKKAKKGTLFFTEDFLSFGSAKAVSKALERLVLKEMISRVARGIYARLETHPVFGILKPTTEEIAQAIAKRDKARIIPTGSLALNALGLSTQIPMNVVYLTDGAARKIDLGKRKIIFKKTSPKNLSAIGKISSLVIQAAREIGKDHISEKEKQIIIDHLKNEDPYRLGHDIKLAPEWIRIIMRQALKKDTDE; encoded by the coding sequence ATGAAAAGCATTGATAATAAAGTGATTTTTAAAATTAAAAAAGCCAAGAAGGGTACGCTATTTTTTACTGAGGATTTCCTGTCTTTTGGTTCAGCAAAAGCCGTTTCAAAAGCATTAGAAAGATTGGTCTTAAAAGAAATGATTTCCCGAGTGGCTAGAGGCATTTATGCCCGTTTGGAAACTCACCCTGTTTTTGGAATTTTAAAACCCACTACTGAAGAAATTGCACAGGCAATTGCAAAAAGAGACAAAGCCCGAATAATCCCAACAGGAAGTTTGGCTCTAAATGCTTTAGGACTTTCTACTCAGATACCTATGAATGTGGTATATCTTACTGATGGTGCTGCACGGAAAATTGATTTAGGCAAACGAAAAATCATATTCAAAAAGACCAGCCCAAAAAATTTGTCAGCCATTGGAAAAATAAGCAGCTTGGTCATTCAGGCTGCAAGAGAAATTGGTAAAGACCATATTTCAGAAAAAGAAAAACAAATAATAATTGATCACCTAAAAAATGAAGATCCATACCGATTGGGGCATGATATAAAATTGGCTCCCGAATGGATTAGAATCATTATGCGTCAGGCATTAAAAAAAGACACAGATGAATAA